In a genomic window of Vallitalea okinawensis:
- a CDS encoding metallophosphoesterase yields MTKRGNKKVILGIIILFLLAISIFLYTSNNWIENTRYIISSPKIEDPITVVHLSDLHGKQFGENNSRLMKNIVKENPDIIVFTGDLIDAVRNENIEESVEFLQQVSQFAPIYYIRGNHEFNSSRYQEIMNKLNEVKGELYILDGDYINITLKEQKISILGLDRDKEGVMEKFLSEDGYKIILDHYSENFLENANLSQLDCDLVLTGHAHGGQWRLPIIGGVYSPGQGINPKYYQGMFEANGSTQIISRGLGNSIFPLRLFNRPEVITIVIE; encoded by the coding sequence ATGACTAAAAGGGGAAATAAAAAAGTAATACTAGGAATAATAATTTTATTTTTATTGGCTATAAGTATTTTCTTGTATACTTCTAACAACTGGATTGAAAATACTAGATATATTATCTCTTCACCTAAAATAGAGGACCCCATTACTGTTGTTCATCTGTCAGATCTTCATGGAAAGCAATTTGGAGAGAACAATAGTAGACTTATGAAAAATATCGTGAAAGAAAATCCTGATATTATTGTGTTCACAGGTGATCTTATAGATGCTGTAAGAAATGAAAATATAGAAGAAAGTGTGGAATTTTTACAACAAGTATCGCAGTTTGCTCCAATATATTATATAAGAGGTAATCATGAATTCAATTCAAGTAGATATCAGGAAATAATGAATAAACTTAATGAAGTAAAAGGAGAATTATATATACTTGATGGAGACTATATAAATATCACATTAAAAGAACAGAAAATCAGTATTCTAGGGCTAGATAGAGATAAAGAGGGTGTAATGGAAAAGTTTTTATCGGAAGATGGATATAAAATAATTCTTGATCATTATTCAGAAAACTTCTTAGAGAATGCTAACCTTAGTCAATTAGATTGTGATTTAGTCTTAACAGGACATGCGCATGGAGGTCAATGGAGGTTACCTATAATTGGTGGAGTGTATTCTCCAGGGCAAGGAATTAACCCAAAATACTATCAAGGTATGTTTGAAGCTAATGGAAGTACACAGATAATTAGTAGGGGATTAGGTAATAGTATATTTCCACTTAGACTTTTTAATAGACCAGAAGTTATTACTATTGTTATAGAGTAG
- a CDS encoding LytTR family DNA-binding domain-containing protein, translating to MKIHLSCSECVNEKLRKLMLQEGIQVDDNGQVALVEKGYEMPSHKVCILFEAIDFMEAFELVKLKHINDSQSNKDKQELKQIGDRLTAYNNNRYILINPQDILYINVNKTEVTCITKDKTCYLKEPLYYYEEELKHKNFIKINKSQLVNLMNVVEIIPWFNSRLVLLLDNDIKLEVSKMYAKLLRNVLGI from the coding sequence ATGAAGATACATTTGTCTTGTTCAGAATGTGTGAATGAAAAGCTAAGGAAGCTGATGTTGCAAGAGGGAATTCAGGTAGATGATAATGGTCAGGTAGCTTTAGTTGAAAAGGGATATGAGATGCCTAGCCATAAGGTGTGTATTCTATTTGAAGCCATTGATTTTATGGAAGCATTTGAATTAGTTAAGCTTAAACATATAAATGATTCACAGTCAAATAAGGATAAGCAAGAGTTGAAGCAAATTGGGGATAGGCTTACGGCATACAATAACAATAGATATATATTAATAAATCCTCAAGACATACTGTATATTAATGTAAACAAGACAGAGGTGACCTGTATTACCAAGGATAAAACTTGTTACCTAAAGGAGCCCCTATATTACTATGAAGAAGAACTTAAGCATAAAAACTTCATTAAGATTAATAAGTCACAACTGGTAAATCTAATGAATGTGGTTGAGATTATTCCGTGGTTTAACTCTAGATTAGTTCTATTACTGGATAATGATATAAAGTTAGAAGTATCTAAGATGTATGCCAAATTACTCCGTAATGTGTTGGGTATATAA
- a CDS encoding serine hydrolase domain-containing protein: protein MKLVVRILVVIIALLVLGYIAVDIVSSPLSEEEGTLAIEKSLVKFLDKYDEVDNVTLRLYSGASEYDESFVVGSRDNGEPISVNSPYHIASIGKTLTTTIFYMLDEEGILSVQDPINLYIEEVMLEDLFVYGGGDYSSQVTIEHLLTHTSGVACFFDGPVVEGYGMQELMIVEPDKYWTPEELIDFSREYQVPVGIPGETFNYSDTGYMLLMLILEKVMGIPYYQVFHDKLFDPLGMRDSYVMLETSPFNEGTEDILGMKLDGKDISKSKVLSVGRSDGGVVSTTGDLLIFFNALQNGELISQQSFEQMKSFDKIYDKGIMYGSGMMSFNLKELALIFPGLPTIYGGVGTSGTFMMYDESKDLYIIMNVGVVDMMEESVTQIIKILMIYNQIQ from the coding sequence ATGAAGTTAGTGGTTAGAATCCTTGTTGTCATTATTGCTTTACTAGTTTTAGGTTATATTGCTGTTGATATAGTGTCTTCTCCGTTATCCGAAGAAGAAGGGACTTTGGCGATTGAAAAAAGTCTAGTAAAGTTTTTAGACAAATACGATGAAGTGGATAATGTGACCTTAAGGTTGTACTCTGGTGCAAGTGAATATGATGAATCTTTTGTAGTGGGTAGTAGAGATAATGGAGAACCTATTTCGGTTAACAGTCCATATCATATTGCTAGTATAGGTAAAACACTGACTACTACCATATTCTATATGCTGGACGAAGAAGGTATATTATCAGTACAAGATCCCATTAATCTATATATCGAGGAAGTTATGCTAGAAGACTTATTCGTATATGGAGGGGGAGATTATAGTAGCCAAGTAACCATTGAGCATTTATTGACTCATACTTCAGGAGTAGCATGTTTCTTTGATGGTCCCGTGGTAGAGGGGTATGGGATGCAGGAGTTAATGATTGTAGAACCTGATAAGTATTGGACACCTGAGGAGTTAATTGACTTCAGTAGGGAGTACCAAGTACCTGTGGGAATACCAGGTGAAACATTTAATTATTCAGACACTGGATACATGTTATTAATGTTAATACTAGAGAAAGTAATGGGCATACCCTACTATCAAGTTTTTCATGACAAACTATTTGATCCTTTAGGTATGAGAGATTCCTATGTGATGTTAGAAACTAGCCCATTTAATGAAGGGACAGAAGATATTCTTGGAATGAAGCTGGATGGAAAAGATATAAGTAAATCTAAGGTCTTGTCTGTAGGCCGTTCTGATGGCGGTGTGGTATCAACAACAGGGGATTTATTAATATTTTTTAATGCCCTACAAAATGGGGAATTGATATCACAGCAATCCTTTGAACAAATGAAGAGCTTTGATAAAATTTATGATAAAGGGATTATGTACGGTTCTGGTATGATGTCCTTTAATCTGAAGGAATTAGCGCTAATTTTTCCAGGGTTACCTACAATCTATGGTGGTGTTGGGACATCAGGTACTTTCATGATGTATGATGAAAGCAAGGATTTATATATTATTATGAATGTTGGGGTAGTAGACATGATGGAAGAAAGTGTTACCCAGATAATAAAAATACTCATGATTTATAATCAGATACAGTGA
- a CDS encoding GNAT family N-acetyltransferase codes for MNISQLYKLGKKDINKSAEILAKAFYDYPMYRHILGEQHSLENIKVFLKFLIKYSVLYGEAYACSSELEGIILFTDFKDYNMNFFRSLRAGVLSLIKLGQDSGKKFTEYDEFSTRIHKKSLKEQHQYLMLIGVDPEKQGQGFGSKLLTPMLRIAEQKGHPCYLETHNENNVQIYEKYGFKVISEDIVPGTDIIQFSMVKDN; via the coding sequence GTGAATATTAGTCAGTTATATAAGTTAGGAAAGAAAGATATTAACAAAAGCGCTGAAATTCTAGCAAAGGCTTTTTACGACTATCCTATGTATAGGCATATATTGGGGGAACAACATAGTCTTGAGAATATAAAAGTTTTTCTTAAGTTTCTTATTAAATATTCAGTCCTATATGGAGAAGCATATGCATGTTCAAGTGAACTTGAAGGGATTATACTATTTACTGACTTTAAAGATTATAACATGAATTTCTTCAGGTCATTAAGAGCTGGCGTATTGTCGCTTATTAAACTGGGACAAGATAGTGGAAAAAAATTCACTGAATATGATGAGTTTTCAACTAGAATACATAAAAAAAGCCTAAAAGAACAACATCAATATCTAATGTTAATTGGTGTTGACCCTGAAAAACAGGGGCAAGGCTTTGGGAGCAAATTGTTGACTCCTATGTTGAGAATTGCTGAACAGAAAGGTCACCCTTGTTATTTGGAGACCCATAATGAAAATAATGTGCAAATTTATGAAAAGTATGGTTTCAAAGTGATTTCTGAAGATATTGTACCAGGTACTGATATTATTCAATTCTCTATGGTAAAAGATAATTAA
- a CDS encoding GNAT family N-acetyltransferase, whose amino-acid sequence MKDIKVVIEEPTREILKDYSNISIEFIVDSEYTFEWQNNGLGGIKLVEKHVEPYTKDYDSIDDNPSVLIDKFNLSNWCVVSVFDGDKQAGGAIIAFNTEDINMLEGRDDLAVLWDIRINKNYRRMGIGSRIIDRCIEWARSKNCTRFKIETQNNNVKACKFYASQGAKLSNINRYYYKEYPNEIQLIWSIDL is encoded by the coding sequence ATGAAGGATATTAAGGTAGTTATTGAAGAGCCTACTAGAGAAATATTGAAGGATTATAGTAATATATCAATTGAATTTATAGTTGATTCTGAATATACATTTGAATGGCAAAACAATGGATTAGGTGGAATTAAGCTAGTCGAAAAGCATGTTGAGCCTTATACGAAGGATTATGATTCTATAGATGATAATCCAAGTGTACTTATTGATAAGTTTAACTTGAGTAATTGGTGTGTGGTGTCAGTTTTTGATGGAGACAAACAAGCAGGTGGCGCGATAATTGCGTTTAATACTGAAGATATTAATATGCTAGAAGGTAGAGATGATTTAGCTGTTTTATGGGATATTAGAATTAATAAAAACTATAGAAGAATGGGTATAGGAAGTAGAATTATTGATAGGTGTATTGAATGGGCACGAAGTAAGAACTGTACTAGATTTAAGATTGAGACACAGAATAATAATGTTAAGGCATGCAAATTTTATGCTAGTCAGGGTGCTAAATTAAGTAATATTAATAGATATTATTATAAGGAGTATCCAAATGAAATACAGCTAATTTGGAGCATTGATTTATAA
- a CDS encoding alpha/beta fold hydrolase, with protein sequence MKKKIDYLTEYVNINGIDQFLLYYRNMNSDLPVLLFLHGGPGMSESTFSYAFQEEISDLYTVVHWDQRGAGKTLSKNKNIYPTINELLDDLYQVVKYLKEKYTKEKVVILGHSFGSVLGTLFVLKHPEDVLYYIGAGQVISLTENEKVGYEKLKELIIKSDNKKDLGKLKKIGKYPKNKYDKSMIKKIQEIRILQGKYKIGMDFIPILITLFKSPIFQVSDILSIVKGMSNNKQLFEYLFSHSLNDEHNYEIPVYYIVGDRDFQAPNTIAKSYFNTINAPNKEIFMIEDAGHFMMLDQPKLFAEAMTKICMLKGVYEYNY encoded by the coding sequence ATGAAAAAGAAAATAGATTACCTTACAGAATATGTAAACATTAATGGTATTGACCAATTTTTACTGTACTATCGCAACATGAATTCTGATCTTCCAGTACTTTTGTTTTTACATGGTGGACCTGGAATGTCCGAATCTACCTTTTCCTATGCATTTCAAGAAGAAATATCAGACTTATACACGGTAGTTCATTGGGATCAAAGAGGCGCAGGAAAAACGCTATCAAAAAATAAAAATATTTATCCGACCATAAATGAATTGTTAGATGATTTATATCAAGTTGTAAAATATTTGAAAGAAAAGTATACTAAAGAAAAGGTAGTTATTTTAGGTCATTCTTTTGGAAGTGTCTTAGGAACTCTATTTGTATTGAAACATCCAGAAGATGTATTATATTACATTGGTGCTGGACAAGTAATTAGTCTGACAGAGAATGAAAAAGTTGGCTATGAAAAGCTAAAGGAGCTTATTATTAAATCAGATAACAAAAAAGATCTAGGGAAGCTAAAAAAAATCGGGAAATATCCTAAAAACAAATACGATAAATCAATGATAAAAAAGATTCAAGAGATTAGAATTTTACAAGGAAAGTATAAAATTGGTATGGATTTTATTCCTATTTTAATAACCCTATTCAAGAGTCCTATTTTTCAAGTTTCTGATATCCTAAGTATTGTAAAAGGAATGAGCAATAATAAGCAGTTATTCGAATATCTTTTTTCTCATAGCTTAAATGACGAACATAATTATGAAATTCCTGTATATTATATTGTTGGAGATAGAGACTTTCAAGCCCCAAACACTATAGCAAAATCATATTTTAATACAATAAATGCCCCCAATAAAGAAATTTTTATGATAGAAGATGCTGGACACTTTATGATGCTTGATCAACCAAAATTATTTGCCGAAGCAATGACTAAAATTTGCATGTTAAAGGGAGTTTATGAGTATAATTATTAG
- a CDS encoding nitroreductase family protein, translated as MEQIFNAVIKSNRVTYIELPFDASKVFNVKGKIQVSGELNGCSYKKSLIPRGNGQYILTINKTLLNESRSKVGDNIQVSMMLDNILAQKELDITEHEDVVRCFEMSKKKRKSDEIMNVLEAIFTRRSIRKFTGKKIKDEDIFTIIKAGCYAPSAENKRPWDFVVVREKKALESISVFHPRARMITQAGCAIVVCGDKEIQSQIGFLIEDCSAAIENMLLAAHGLNLGAVWCGLYPITKFTKPMKNLLDLPVNMVPVGLVVLGDIDEEKEIVYRFEKEKVHFEKW; from the coding sequence ATGGAACAAATATTCAATGCAGTTATTAAGTCCAATAGGGTCACATATATTGAATTACCGTTTGATGCTTCTAAAGTATTCAACGTAAAAGGTAAAATACAAGTTTCTGGGGAGCTAAATGGTTGTAGTTATAAGAAATCGTTAATTCCAAGAGGGAATGGTCAATACATATTGACAATTAATAAGACCTTATTAAATGAATCAAGATCAAAAGTTGGAGACAATATTCAAGTATCAATGATGCTAGATAATATTCTGGCACAAAAAGAGCTAGACATCACAGAACATGAAGATGTTGTAAGATGTTTTGAAATGTCTAAGAAGAAAAGAAAATCGGATGAAATCATGAATGTACTAGAGGCAATTTTCACAAGAAGAAGTATACGAAAGTTTACTGGAAAAAAGATTAAAGACGAAGACATATTTACCATAATAAAGGCAGGATGCTATGCACCTTCAGCAGAGAATAAGAGACCATGGGATTTTGTAGTTGTTAGAGAGAAAAAAGCACTTGAGAGCATATCGGTATTTCATCCAAGAGCAAGAATGATAACTCAAGCAGGTTGCGCAATAGTAGTGTGTGGTGATAAAGAAATACAATCACAAATAGGATTTTTAATAGAAGATTGTTCTGCTGCAATTGAAAACATGCTTTTAGCTGCTCATGGACTTAATTTAGGCGCAGTGTGGTGTGGTTTATATCCAATAACCAAGTTTACGAAGCCGATGAAAAACTTATTGGATTTACCAGTAAATATGGTGCCAGTAGGATTAGTGGTTTTGGGTGATATCGATGAAGAGAAAGAAATTGTTTATAGATTTGAAAAGGAAAAGGTACATTTTGAAAAATGGTAA
- a CDS encoding DUF4431 domain-containing protein: MISKRLYLLIVLFLLCTSIFSAYKIVKLNDKFHEAKIDLKDVREYKLGPNISEVEGTLITRMYYGPPGYGEDPDKDEKEYPFILQLDNPIRVVIEETEDYGSYIIEISEIQVVLNNEEEINIVKLHKDKHIKIEGKLFLSFTGHHHTRVLIEVENIVE, translated from the coding sequence GTGATATCAAAGAGACTATATTTACTTATAGTACTTTTTCTGCTATGTACAAGTATTTTTAGTGCATACAAGATAGTAAAATTGAATGATAAATTTCATGAAGCTAAAATAGATTTAAAGGATGTAAGAGAATATAAACTTGGACCAAATATTTCAGAAGTTGAAGGGACGCTTATTACAAGGATGTACTACGGACCTCCGGGTTACGGAGAGGATCCTGATAAGGATGAAAAAGAATATCCATTTATTTTACAACTAGATAATCCAATAAGAGTAGTTATAGAAGAGACAGAAGATTATGGATCATACATAATTGAGATATCAGAAATACAAGTAGTACTGAATAATGAAGAGGAGATCAATATTGTAAAGCTACATAAAGATAAGCATATTAAAATTGAAGGAAAGCTATTTTTATCTTTTACAGGTCACCACCATACTCGTGTATTAATTGAAGTAGAAAATATCGTGGAGTAA
- a CDS encoding alpha/beta hydrolase family protein — protein MSIKPLLNNSYSIEDWKVRRKDIKKRFYEIIGFPPFERNTRDMKVLKEEKLLEYDRLKIEYIVGKNDKVYAYLLVPKKLAKKNPAILAMHQFQETDYGKNEPAGIGGDEELFIGHELALRGYVVLIPDYLTAGERIYGDNIFDSKLFYDEYPKWSMIGKNIEDSFSAVDILMKLDYVDENNVGVIGHSLGGHNSMLSLAFDDRVKVGVSNCGFSILSEEETVMEWVDETYNFMPLMKNYLDNNVELPFDFHEVAALICPCPWLNISSYYDGAYGNQEFLADVGKMLFNVYKLHNCETNFSYLLHGNNHSYPKYARDLSYGWLDRYLKHEE, from the coding sequence ATGTCAATCAAACCATTATTAAATAACTCATATAGCATTGAGGACTGGAAGGTTAGGAGAAAAGATATAAAAAAGAGGTTTTATGAAATAATAGGTTTTCCTCCATTCGAAAGAAATACTAGAGATATGAAAGTGCTTAAAGAAGAAAAATTGTTAGAATACGATAGATTAAAAATTGAATATATTGTTGGTAAGAATGATAAAGTGTATGCATATTTACTGGTACCTAAAAAACTTGCTAAGAAAAATCCAGCAATTTTAGCTATGCATCAGTTTCAGGAAACGGATTATGGTAAAAATGAGCCTGCTGGAATTGGAGGAGACGAGGAGCTGTTTATTGGACACGAATTAGCTTTAAGAGGATATGTAGTATTAATACCAGATTATTTAACTGCAGGAGAAAGAATATATGGTGATAATATTTTTGACTCTAAGTTATTTTATGATGAATATCCAAAATGGTCAATGATAGGTAAAAACATTGAAGATTCATTCTCAGCTGTAGATATTTTGATGAAACTTGATTATGTTGATGAAAATAATGTAGGAGTTATTGGTCATTCTTTAGGTGGGCACAATTCCATGTTATCATTAGCATTCGATGATAGAGTTAAGGTTGGAGTTAGCAACTGTGGTTTTTCTATTTTAAGTGAAGAAGAAACGGTTATGGAATGGGTAGATGAAACATATAATTTCATGCCATTAATGAAGAATTATCTAGATAATAATGTGGAATTACCATTTGATTTTCATGAAGTAGCAGCCTTAATTTGTCCATGCCCGTGGCTAAATATTTCATCGTATTATGATGGTGCATATGGTAATCAAGAATTTCTGGCGGATGTAGGAAAGATGTTATTTAATGTTTATAAACTACATAATTGCGAAACAAATTTTAGCTATTTATTGCACGGAAATAACCATTCTTATCCTAAGTATGCTAGAGATTTATCATATGGATGGTTAGATAGATATTTAAAGCATGAAGAATGA
- a CDS encoding phosphotransferase translates to MEDSIIADLKDRFGLTCNHINPVTGGWLNKKWKVSTEKCDLLVKQFSNKRFSRDKLKLVESALQRQIILKKNGIPCPAIWQYGGHAIRLLDNETAYMVMDFDSGKVESPNTITIMQMHSLGSACGMMHKAFSLLPMLSVKGFPINNKQVIDTLWANFHVCMKDCSSSTPNEYQKAVLTQEPILKQLTNDFFDRLPKGIAHEDFTSDNILFNVDCVSAIIDFDRNHYSYIWHDIGRAILSFALEDNRMNIEKISAFLDGYSQHLMLTLPNIADALRLTWCIEVPWWIQPEYFRENRGKAVRFRDEILWLTELWFEIDSLLCC, encoded by the coding sequence ATGGAGGATAGTATCATCGCTGATTTAAAAGATCGTTTTGGGTTAACTTGTAATCATATTAATCCAGTAACAGGAGGATGGTTAAATAAGAAATGGAAAGTTTCCACTGAGAAATGCGATTTGCTGGTTAAACAATTCAGCAATAAGCGATTTAGCAGAGATAAATTGAAACTAGTTGAGTCTGCATTGCAACGACAGATTATTCTTAAAAAAAATGGAATTCCCTGTCCAGCTATTTGGCAGTATGGAGGTCACGCCATCCGTCTGTTGGATAATGAAACAGCTTATATGGTTATGGATTTTGACTCGGGAAAGGTTGAAAGCCCTAACACAATAACGATAATGCAAATGCATAGTCTTGGTAGTGCCTGTGGAATGATGCATAAAGCTTTTTCACTACTACCAATGCTTTCCGTTAAAGGGTTTCCCATTAATAACAAACAAGTAATAGATACGCTATGGGCTAACTTTCATGTCTGTATGAAGGATTGTTCATCAAGCACCCCCAATGAATACCAAAAAGCTGTGCTTACGCAAGAGCCTATTTTGAAACAACTTACAAATGATTTTTTTGATAGACTGCCCAAAGGGATTGCTCATGAAGATTTTACATCTGATAATATCTTATTTAATGTAGATTGCGTATCTGCTATCATTGATTTCGACCGCAACCATTACAGCTATATTTGGCATGATATAGGAAGAGCAATACTATCGTTTGCATTGGAAGATAATAGAATGAATATCGAAAAAATATCTGCTTTTCTTGATGGTTATTCCCAGCATTTAATGCTGACGTTGCCTAATATAGCAGACGCTTTGCGGCTTACATGGTGTATTGAAGTACCGTGGTGGATACAACCTGAATATTTTAGAGAAAATAGAGGAAAAGCAGTGCGTTTCAGAGATGAAATACTTTGGTTAACAGAACTCTGGTTTGAGATAGATTCGTTATTATGTTGCTAA
- a CDS encoding cyclase family protein produces MKTIIDLTHDIKNGMFTHPYDGDVKVYEDKILSRDGYYNSRLETGMHAGTHIDAPRHFLESNTFIGAFELYNFIGNGCLLDVRNQNLITYKDEYDELVKHGDIVLLYTGFSQWYGTSEYYDNFNNHPIVDKTLTDFFINKKIKILGMDMPKPDNYPFEVHKQLFENDIFIIENLTNLDKLLNVSRFEVVALPLKIRAEASIIRAIAMY; encoded by the coding sequence ATGAAAACTATAATAGATTTAACACATGATATTAAGAATGGTATGTTTACACATCCATATGATGGTGATGTGAAAGTTTATGAAGATAAGATACTAAGCAGAGATGGGTACTATAATTCTAGACTAGAAACAGGTATGCATGCAGGAACACATATTGATGCCCCAAGACATTTCTTGGAGAGTAATACTTTTATTGGAGCCTTTGAACTTTATAATTTTATTGGAAATGGCTGTCTTTTAGATGTGAGGAATCAAAATCTGATAACGTATAAGGATGAATATGATGAGTTAGTGAAGCATGGCGATATTGTACTATTATACACTGGATTTAGTCAATGGTATGGGACTAGTGAGTATTATGATAATTTTAATAATCATCCTATTGTAGATAAGACGTTAACAGATTTCTTTATAAATAAAAAGATTAAGATACTGGGTATGGATATGCCAAAGCCTGATAACTATCCATTTGAAGTACATAAGCAATTATTTGAAAATGATATTTTTATCATTGAAAACCTTACAAATCTTGATAAGTTATTAAATGTATCAAGGTTTGAAGTGGTTGCATTACCATTAAAAATAAGAGCAGAGGCTAGTATTATCAGAGCAATCGCAATGTACTAA